The following are encoded together in the Bacillus sp. V2I10 genome:
- a CDS encoding DNA-directed RNA polymerase subunit alpha: protein MIEIEKPKIETVEISDDAKYGKFVVEPLERGYGTTLGNSLRRILLSSLPGAAVTSIQIDSVLHEFSTIEGVVEDVTTIILNIKKLALKIYSEEEKTLEIDVQDEGVVTAADITHDSDVEILNPDLHIATLAKGAHFRMRLTAKRGRGYTPADANKREDQPIGVIPIDSIFTPVSRVSYQIENTRVGQVSNYDKLTFDVWTDGSTGPKEAIALGAKILTEHLNIFVGLTDEAQNAEIMVEKEEDQKEKVLEMTIEELDLSVRSYNCLKRAGINTVQELAHKTEEDMMKVRNLGRKSLEEVKAKLEELGLGLRKDD from the coding sequence ATGATAGAAATTGAAAAACCAAAAATCGAAACGGTTGAAATCAGCGACGATGCCAAGTACGGTAAATTCGTCGTCGAACCACTCGAGCGTGGATATGGTACTACTTTGGGTAACTCCTTACGTCGTATTCTCTTATCCTCACTCCCTGGTGCCGCTGTAACATCAATCCAGATAGATAGTGTACTCCATGAATTCTCTACAATTGAAGGCGTTGTTGAAGATGTTACAACAATCATCTTAAACATTAAAAAGCTTGCTCTTAAAATCTACTCTGAGGAAGAAAAAACGCTTGAGATTGACGTACAGGATGAAGGAGTTGTAACGGCTGCAGATATTACTCACGACAGTGATGTTGAAATTCTAAATCCGGACCTTCATATTGCTACATTAGCGAAGGGTGCACATTTCCGTATGAGATTGACTGCGAAGCGTGGACGCGGATATACTCCGGCTGATGCAAACAAAAGAGAAGATCAGCCAATTGGCGTTATCCCAATCGATTCTATTTTCACACCTGTATCCCGCGTGTCTTATCAAATTGAAAATACACGTGTAGGTCAAGTGTCGAACTATGATAAACTTACTTTTGATGTGTGGACAGACGGAAGCACAGGTCCAAAAGAAGCTATTGCACTTGGTGCAAAGATTCTGACTGAACATCTTAATATCTTCGTTGGGCTTACTGATGAAGCTCAAAACGCTGAGATTATGGTGGAAAAGGAAGAGGACCAAAAAGAAAAAGTTTTAGAAATGACGATCGAAGAATTGGATTTGTCAGTTCGTTCTTATAACTGTTTAAAACGTGCAGGCATCAACACTGTACAGGAGCTTGCTCATAAAACAGAAGAAGACATGATGAAAGTTCGTAACTTAGGTCGTAAATCTTTGGAAGAAGTTAAAGCGAAACTAGAAGAACTTGGTTTAGGTCTTCGTAAAGACGACTGA
- the rpsK gene encoding 30S ribosomal protein S11 yields MARKTNTRKRRVKKNIEAGIAHIRSTFNNTIVTITDVHGNALSWSSAGSLGFRGSRKSTPFAAQMAAEAAAKGSIEHGMKTLEVTVKGPGAGREAAIRALQAAGLEVTAIRDVTPVPHNGCRPPKRRRV; encoded by the coding sequence ATGGCTCGTAAAACGAACACTCGTAAGCGTCGCGTAAAAAAGAATATTGAGGCAGGTATCGCTCATATTCGTTCAACATTTAACAACACGATTGTTACTATTACAGACGTACATGGTAACGCTCTTTCTTGGTCAAGTGCAGGTTCACTGGGATTCAGAGGATCACGTAAATCCACTCCATTTGCTGCACAAATGGCTGCTGAAGCTGCAGCTAAAGGATCAATCGAACACGGTATGAAAACTCTTGAAGTAACTGTTAAAGGACCAGGCGCAGGCCGTGAAGCTGCAATCCGTGCACTTCAAGCTGCTGGTCTAGAAGTAACAGCTATCAGAGACGTTACTCCGGTTCCACATAACGGATGCCGTCCGCCAAAACGTCGTCGTGTATAA
- the rpsM gene encoding 30S ribosomal protein S13 encodes MARIAGVDIPRDKRVVISLTYVFGIGRPTAEKVLAEAGVSEDTRVRDLTEEELGKIRDIVDKLKVEGDLRREVSLNIKRLIEIGSFRGLRHRRSLPVRGQNTKNNARTRKGPRRTVANKKK; translated from the coding sequence ATGGCTCGTATTGCTGGTGTAGATATTCCTCGTGACAAACGCGTAGTTATTTCATTAACTTACGTTTTCGGTATTGGTCGTCCAACTGCTGAAAAAGTACTGGCTGAGGCTGGTGTTTCTGAAGATACACGTGTGCGTGACTTAACAGAAGAAGAATTAGGTAAAATTCGTGATATCGTAGACAAGCTGAAAGTTGAAGGAGACCTTCGTCGTGAAGTTTCTTTAAACATCAAACGTCTTATTGAGATCGGCAGTTTCCGCGGTTTGCGTCATCGTCGCAGTTTACCTGTTCGTGGTCAAAATACCAAAAATAACGCTCGTACTCGTAAAGGACCTCGTCGTACGGTTGCGAACAAGAAAAAATAA
- the rpmJ gene encoding 50S ribosomal protein L36 yields the protein MKVRPSVKPICEKCKVIRRKGKVMVICENPKHKQKQG from the coding sequence ATGAAGGTAAGACCATCGGTTAAACCAATCTGTGAGAAATGCAAAGTTATTCGCAGAAAAGGCAAAGTAATGGTAATTTGTGAAAATCCAAAACATAAACAAAAACAAGGCTAA
- the infA gene encoding translation initiation factor IF-1, with translation MAKDDVIEVEGTVQETLPNAMFKVELENGHTVLAHVSGKIRMHFIRILPGDKVTVELSPYDLTRGRITYRFK, from the coding sequence ATGGCGAAAGACGATGTAATTGAAGTAGAGGGTACTGTACAGGAGACATTGCCAAATGCAATGTTCAAAGTTGAGCTTGAGAACGGTCATACGGTTTTAGCGCATGTATCTGGAAAAATCCGCATGCATTTTATTCGTATTTTACCTGGAGACAAAGTTACGGTAGAATTATCACCATATGATCTAACTCGTGGCAGAATTACGTACCGTTTTAAATAA